The DNA sequence GTCGATAAACCCGGGCTGAACACCTGGTTCCGATAACGATTCCGATTCGGATCGTCCGCCCGGCAGGCGAGTGCGGCGTTCGTGTCACGGGCGCTTCATAGGATCCCCCACACGTACCAACGGGGGCTGCCGCTTTTGAATTGCCCGGCGTGTCGCGTGAGGCCCTGCGACGGCTCGCGCGCGCCCGAAAGGAAGTCCATGAGCTCTGAAACGAGGCGGTGGCCCGCGCGCTCCGCCGCGGCCGTCCTGGCCTGGGCCCTGGCCCTGACCGGTGCGGTGTCGGCGGCAGGAGCGGCGTCCGCGGCCGAGCCGGCGGAGGCGGCGGAGGCGCCGCAGCACTCGGGGGGCGTCAGCGCGGTGCTGGGCGGCGAGATGCCCGCCAGGTCCGGAGCGCACGTCAAGAAGGGCGGCACGTCGACCCCCGTCACGGCCGGGCTGTACGAGATGAAGGTCGACGGCGGCGGAACGGTGCAGACCTACTGCGTCGACGCCGAGACGGCGACCGTCAACGGGGCCAAGTACCGGGAGGTGAGCTGGAGCGAGTCCTCGCTGCAGCGCAACCGGAACGCGGGCCGGATCCGGTGGATCCTGCAGAACTCCTACCCCCAGGTCGACGACCTCGCCGCGCTCGCCGAGAAGGCCGGGACCGGCACCCTCGACCCCGGCCTCGCCGCGGCCGGCACCCAGGTCGCCATCTGGCGCTACTCGGGTGGCACCGACGTCGCGGCCGACAACCCCGCGGCCGCGAAGCTCGCCGACTACCTCTACAAGAACGCCGAGGACCTGGCGGAGCCGAAGGCGTCCCTCTCCCTGGATCAGCTCGCGGTGTCCGGCCGGTCCGGCGGGCGGATCGGCCCGGTCACGGTACGGACCACCGCGGACAGCGTCACTCTCACGCCCACCGCGGAGGCGATCGCCCAGAACATACGCATCGTGGACAAGGCGGGCAAACCCGTCACCACCCTGGTCAACGGCGGACAGCTTTACTTCGGGGTGCCCGCCGGCGCCCGGCCCGGGCTGGCCGGGGTCACGGCCACCGCCAACACCCAGGTGCCGGTCGGCCGGGTGTTCACCGGCGACCGGATCCGCACGCAGACGATGATCCTGGCCGGTTCCAGCCGGAGCACCGCCACCGCCGGCGCCGTCGCCGCGTGGGCGGACAAGGGTGCCGCCCCCGCGGTGTCCGCCCGGAAGAACTGCGCCAAGGGCGGCGTCGACATCACCGTCACCAACCGGGGCGACGCGCCCTACGCCTTCCGGATAGCCGGCGCGCCGCACACGGTGAAGCCGAACACGACCGAGACGGTCCTGGTCAAGGTCGCCGAGGACCAGGCGTACCGGATCAGCGTCGACGGGCCCGACGGATCCTCCACGACCGTCTCGGGGGTGCTCGACTGCCGGACCGGTGACACCGCCGGCCGGGACGGCCTGGGGACGAAGGACGCGACGGCCGCCGGCCCGCCGCCCTCTCCGTCCGGCACGCCGGGCACGTCGGGCGGCAGCGCCGGAAGCGGCGGCTCCGGGAGCGGCGGCGCGGGCCGCGGCGGGTCCGGTGGCTCCGGAGGGGCCGCCGCCGCGGACCGTGACCTCGCGGACACCGGCGGCAGCGGCTCCACGCCGACGGCCGTGGGCGTCGGGGCGGCCCTGGTGGCGGTCGGCGGGGTGACGGTGTTCCTCCTGCGGCGCCGCAGGAACGCCGCCGCGGAGGCCGCGGGCGAGTGACGCCGGGCGGGGCGCGGGGACGGGCGCCGGGACGGGCACGGGGGTGGGCGCCGGGACGGTGGCCGACGGGTACCGGCCGCGCCTCCCGGCGTGGGCGGCCGGCGCACCGCCCCGGCCGTGCCGAATCGCGTTTTCGCCCCGGGCCGCCGGTACGGCAAGATGGGTGTGTCTGCCCTCACGCGGCGGAGCCGCACATTGGCCCTTCTCGAATGCCGGACGGTTTCTCTTGGCTGAGTACATCTACACCATGCGCAAGACGCGCAAGGCGCACGGCGACAAGGTCATCCTCGATGACGTGACGCTGAGCTTCCTGCCCGGCGCGAAGATCGGTGTGGTCGGCCCGAACGGCGCCGGTAAGTCCACCGTGCTGAAGATCATGGCCGGCCTGGAGCAGCCCTCCAACGGGGATGCCTTCCTGTCGCCCGGCTACAGCGTCGGCATCCTCATGCAGGAGCCGGAGCTCGACGAGTCCAAGACGGTGCTCGAGAACGTCCAGGACGGCGTCGCCGAGACCAAGGGCAAGCTCGACCGGTTCAACGAGATCGCCGAGCTGATGGCCACCGACTACTCCGACGCGCTGCTGGAGGAGATGGGTAAGCTCCAGGAGGAGCTGGACCACGCCAACGCCTGGGACCTGGACGCCCAGCTGGAGCAGGCCATGGACGCCCTGGGCTGCCCCCCCGGCGACTGGCCGGTCACCAACCTCTCCGGTGGTGAGAAGCGCCGCGTCGCCCTCTGCAAGCTGCTGCTGGAGGCCCCCGACCTGCTGCTCCTCGACGAGCCCACCAACCACCTCGACGCCGAGTCGGTGAACTGGCTGGAGCAGCACCTCGCCAAGTACGCGGGCACCGTTGTGGCGATCACCCACGACCGGTACTTCCTCGACAACGTCGCCGAGTGGATCCTGGAGCTCGACCGCGGCCGCGCCCACCCCTACGAGGGCAACTACTCCACCTACCTGGAGAACAAGGCCGCCCGTCTGAAGGTCGAGGGCCAGAAGGACGCCAAGCGTCAGAAGCGGCTCAAGGAAGAGCTGGAGTGGGTCCGCTCCAACGCCAAGGGCCGCCAGGCCAAGTCCAAGGCGCGTCTGGCCCGCTACGAAGAGATGGCCGCCGAGGCCGACAAGATGCGGAAGCTGGACTTCGAGGAGATCCAGATCCCGCCGGGCCCGCGTCTGGGCTCCGTCGTCGTCGAGGTCAGCAACCTCTCCAAGGCGTTCGGCGACAAGGTCCTCATCGACGACCTGTCCTTCACGCTGCCGCGCAACGGCATCGTCGGCGTCATCGGCCCGAACGGCGCCGGCAAGACGACCCTGTTCAAGATGATCCAGGGCCTGGAGAAGCCGGACTCCGGCACCATCAAGGTCGGCGAGACCGTCAAGATCTCCTACGTCGACCAGAGCCGCGCCAACATCGACCCCAAGAAGACGCTGTGGGCCGTCGTCTCCGACGAGCTGGACTACATCAACGTCGGCCAGGTCGAGATGCCGTCCCGCGCCTACGTCTCCGCGTTCGGCTTCAAGGGCCCGGACCAGCAGAAGCCGGCCGGTGTGCTCTCCGGCGGTGAGCGCAACCGCCTCAACCTGGCGCTCACCCTCAAGCAGGGCGGCAACCTGCTGCTCCTCGACGAGCCGACCAACGACCTCGACGTCGAGACGCTGTCCTCGCTCGAGAACGCGCTGCTGGACTTCCCCGGCGCGGCCGTGGTCGTCTCCCACGACCGCTGGTTCCTCGACCGCGTCGCCACCCACATCCTGGCGTACGAGGGCGACTCCAAGTGGTTCTGGTTCGAGGGCAACTTCGAGTCCTACGAGAAGAACAAGATCGAGCGGCTCGGCCCGGACGCCGCGCGTCCGCACCGTGCCTCCTACAAGAAGCTCACCCGGGGCTGATATGGCGCGCCATATTTACGCCTGCCCGCTGCGTTGGTCGGACATGGACGCCTTCGGCCATGTCAACAACGCGGTCTTCCTCCGCTACCTGGAGGAGGCCCGGATCGACTTCCTCTTCAGCTCGGAGTTCGGCAAGGGGAACCACTCGTTCTCCGACGGGTCCGTCGTGGCCCGGCACGAGATCGACTACCTGCGGCCGCTCGTCCACCGGCCCGAGCCGGTGGTCATCGAGAGCTGGGTGACGCACGTCTCCCGCGCCTCGCTGACCATCTCCTACGAGATCAAGGACGAGGAGCGGGTGTACGCCCGGGCGTCCACGGTCGTCGTGCCGATCGACCGGGAGACCGGGCGGCCGCGGCGGATCTCCGAGGAGGAGCGGGAGCTGCTGGCGGGGTTCCGGGACGACGAGCCGGCCGCCGACCCGGCCGACGCCGTCGAGGGGGCCGTCGCCGTATGACGGCGTCCCCGGTTCCGCCTCCGGCCCCCTCGCGGGGGCCGCGGCTGCGGTTCGCCGACGCCCGGGAGGCCGCCGACCTGGCCGCCTTCCTGGCCCGGCTGATCCACTACGACCGGGCGGCCGCGGTGCGGCTGCAGGCGGCCGGCGGGGTGCTCGGTGTCTTCGGGCGCCCGCCGTCGTTCGAGGTGCTCGCCATCCGAACGGCTCGGCTGGGCGACGAGGGCGCCCTAGATGTGACCGTGTCGGCCGGGCGGCTGGCCGATGAGATCGATGCCGGTTCCCCGGTCGGGGACGGGCTTGAGGTCTCCGTTCCCGAGACCGTCACCGGGCCGCCGTGGGCCGGTGTGCTGCCGCCGCGCGGCGGCTGGCGCCGGGTCCCCGGCCTGCCTTCCGTCGAGGAGGTGCGCGGCACCGTCGCGGCGGCCGTCGGCGAGTTCCGGGCCCGCGACGAGGCGCTGCCCGCGCAGCGGCGGAACCGGGCCGAGCGGGATCGCATCGGGCGGGAGATCTGGTCGCGGACGCTCGGGGAGACGGGGGTGCCGTTGCGGGTGGTGCACGCGGCTCAGGCTCTTGGGTTTCTGCGGCCTGTGCGGGTGCCCGCCGGGACAGGTGGTGGCGCCGCGGTCGAGCCGTTGACGCTCTTCGCCGCCGGCGGATGGTTGCGGTTGCGGACGCCGTATGGGTCGGTCGCTGTGCGGACGGGCGGTCTCGGGGGGTTGACCGTCACGCCTGCGTGACGGGTTCGGGAGGGTGCCCCAGTCCCGCCCTTTCACCGTTTCCTGCGGGGGCCGGCCCCCGCACCCCCGAAGCGCGCTCCGCGCGCTGTCCTCAAGCGCCGGACGGGCTTAGTCGGGGGTGTTGATCATTGAGGCCGCCGCGTACGTCAGGTAGCGCCACATCTCGTCCCTGTGCGCCTGCGAGAGGTCCAGGCTGTCCACCGCGTCCCGCATGTGGCGCAGCCAGGCGTCGTGGGCGGCCCGGTCCACCGTGAAGGGGGCGTGGCGCATGCGGAGGCGGGGGTGGCCGCGGTTTTCGCTGTAGGTGCGGGGGCCGCCCCAGTACTGCATGAGGAAGAGGGCCATGCGCTCCTCGGCGGGACCGAGGTCGCCTTCGGGGTACATGGGCCGGAGCAGGGGGTCCTCGGCCACTCCCTCGTAGAAGCGGTGGGCCAGGCGCCGGAAGGTCTCCTCGCCGCCGACCTGCTCGTAGAAGGTCTGCTCCTGAAGCGTGCCGCGCGGAATCTCTTTCACCCCTCCATGGTCGCAGACGGCCCGGCCGAGGACTCCCGTCGTAGGACTCCCCGGCCGGAAGCGGACGTCTCAGCCCCGGCGGACGGTGATCGTCGTCCAGGCGCCGACGTGGACCCGGTCGCCGTCGTGGAGGGGGACCGGCACGTACGGCTGGATCGGTTCCTCGGAGCCGTTGATCGTCGTGCCGTTGGTGGAGTCCTGGTCGACCACGGCCCAGCCGCCGTCCGGCTGTTCCACCAGCACGGCGTGCTGGTGGGAGACGCCCGGGTCCTCCGGGGGGCGGGAGAGGTCGATGTCGGGGGATTCTCCCGTGCTGTGCCGGCGGCGGCCGATGGTGATCTGGGGGCCGGTGAGGCGGCACTGCTGCTCGGGTGAGTAGGCGGGCAGGTTGAGGCCGGCCGCCTCGGGGCCGCTGCGGTTCATCATCGACCGGAAGTACTCGCGGTCGGGAGCTATCACCGCGACCCAGCCGGCCGGCGGCGCCGGCGGTTCGTACGCGTACGGGTTGTCGGGCGCGGGGGCCGGCGGGGGCAGCATCCAGTCGTCGTCACCGGCCGGCCCCGGCGACGTGTGCTGCGGGGTCAGCGGTTCCGCGGCGCGGTTGATCCGCGACGGGCGGGAGCCGTGGTAGTCGAAGGTGTGCGGCGGGGTGGGCTGCGGTGGCGGGGGAGGAGCCGACTGGAACCCGTGCGGCTGCGGCGGGGTCACGTACGGCGAGGCGGTCCCGGTCAGGAAGTTGTACGCGCACTCCTCGCAGAACGGTGCCTGGGCCTCGCGCGGAGTGCGGCACTGCGGGCACAGCTCCGCCTGCATGGTGGCCTCGGCCGTGCCTCCCGTGTAGGAAGGGGGTGCTGTGGGCGGTGGTGGCGGAGGGACGGCACCCGTGGGCGCGGAGACCCCGGTCATCCGGTGGCCGCACACCTCGCACCAGTCGTCGGCCACCGACTGGTGACCGTTCGGGCAGGTCGGCATGTCGGTCGTTCCCCCTCTTGCGCCGTTTCCGGTGTTCCCATGACCTTGCGGTGTTCGCCCGGCCGGCGTGCTACTTCTTCACGCGGACCGTTTTGGTCGAGCGTGTCTCCAATGTCTTCTCCGCCTCGGCCGAGACCTTGGCCTTCAGCCGCACAGTACCGTTCACGGCGTCCACCACGTCCACCACCTTGGCCAGCAGTTTCGCGGTGTCCTCGTTGCCGGAGCGGCTGGCGAGCTGCACGGCCCGGCCGAGCTTGGCCGTGGCGCCGTCCAGGTCGCCGGACTTGCGCAGTTCCAGGCCCTGTTGGATGGCCTGCGCCAGCTCCGCCTGACCGGTGTAGTGCGCGACCTGCGGGTTGATCGTGGTCGAGGCGGCGAGGTCGTCCGTCCACACCGCCCGGACCAGGCCCTGGGCGAGGACCTCCGCCGAGCCGTCGCGCGTCGGCCGCACCAGGGACGCCCGGGCGGCCAGCATCTCCCGGCCCACACCGGCGTCGGGGACCCGGACGCACACGTGGTAGTCGCGGGACTCGTCGCCCCAGGAGCCGGTGGGGTAGTCGCCCGCGCGAGGGCCGGCCTCGGTCCGACGATCCGTCAGGTCGCGGACCGTGGGCGCCACTTGCTTGACGAACTGCACCTCGGAGCCCTGCGGGGTCCACAGCCGGAGGGAGACGTCGGCGAGCTCCTTGCCCATGACGTTCTCCATCATCCCGGTGAAGTCGGCGGCCAGGCCCGACGGGTCGGCGACGATGTCGGCGCTGCCCAGCAGGGCGGAGGCTATGCCGGTGACCTCCTTGACCTCCCAGTCCGTTCCCACGCCCCGCGCGTCACAGGTGAACCGTCCGGCACAGGCGTCCAGGGAGGCCCGGAGGGCGTCCGGCTCCTCGTGCTCGTTGCGGCCGTCGGTGAGCAGGACGCCGTGGCGTATGGAGGCGTCGGACGAGGCCAGCAGCCGGTCGGCGAGCCGCAGCCAGGTGCCGATGGCCGTGCCGCCGCCGGGGGTGAGCTTGCGCAGCGCCTCCTTCGCCTGGGCGCGGGTGGTGGCGTCGGCGACCGCCAGCCGGCCGAGCCCGGGGTAGACCTCCTTGGCCTGGTGGGTGCCGGCCACCACCGCGAAGGAGACGCCCTCGCGCAGTACGTCTATCGCCGCGGCCGTGGCCTGCCGGGCGTTGCGCATCTTGGCCGGCGGGTAGTCCATCGAGCCGGAGCAGTCCACCATGATCACCACGGCGGTGTCCGGCGCCGACGCGGCCGACGCGCCGGCGGACGTGCCCCCTCCGGTGGACGTCACGGTGACGATCGCGTTCACCTCGCGCCCGCCCTCGGGCAGGAACTCGTTCTGGTACACGTCGACCGAGAAACGCGGCACGTCCGGCTTGGACAAGTTCGACATCCGATCCGCTCCTTCGCACTCACCTGGTCACATGGCGACCGACGGACGGACGGACACGCGCGGCGCCTCCCCCGGCACCGGCGTGCGGATCCCCCCGTTGACGCTCGGGCGTCAGGCCGCCCCCGGCTCCGCGGAGCGGGCGGGGAACGGCAGTACCGCAACGGTTACGTTGTCGTGCCCCCCGCCGTCAAGGGCGTAACCGACCAGCCTGCGCGCGGTCTCCAGGGGCCGCTCGCGGGCGTCGGAGGGGACGACGGCGGCCATCCGCTCGGCGGTCTCGGCGTAGTTCCACAGGCCGTCGGTGCAGACGATGACGACGCCGGGGCGGTCCGGCTGGAACGCCGCGGTGTGCGGCTCCACTTCGTAGGCGTCCGCGCCCAGCCAGCCGGTGATGGCGTGGGCGCGCTCGTCCGCGTACGCCTCCGCCTCCGACAGCAGGCCGGCCGCCACCATCTGGGCGGCCCAGGAGTCGTCCTCGGTGAGCCGGGCCGGCTCGGTGGTGCGGTCGTCGGGGACCCAGTAGGCGCGGCTGTCGCCGACCCAGCCGACGGTCAGCAGTTCGCCGGTGACGACGGCGCTGACGATAGTGCAGGCGGGGGCGTTCTCCTGCTGGTGGTGGCGGTGCTCGCGGGCCCGGTGGCCGGACGCGGCCAGGGCGTCGACCGCCCGCGCGGCGTCCAGGATCGCCCGGTGGGTGGCCTCCCGCGGCGGGGTGCCGGCCGCGAGGGCGTCCTCCAGGGAGGCCAGGGCGCCGGCGCTCGCGGCGGTCGACGCCTCGTCGGACCGGGCGGCGGACGACACGCCGTCGCAGACGACGGCGAGCACGGCCGTGCCGCCGTCGGGCTGGGTCGTGGTGGACACCGCGAAGGCGTCCTCGTTGCGGTGGTGGCGCAGGCCGCGGTCGCTGACCGCGGCGACGCCCGGCGTCTCGTGCTCCATGTGATCCCGTTCGCGCGGCTGTGCATGCCCGCAGTGCTCGCAGTACCCGTCGTCGTCGATCATGCCGGACCGGCAGGCCCCGCAGACGCGCCGGCGGCCTGTCGCGCCTGTCGGGTCTGTCGCGCCGGAAGCGTGGGATGTGCCGGAAGTGCCGGGTGTGCCAGGTGTGCCGGACGCGCCGGCCGACGGGAGTCCGGCCTGGCCCGGGACGGCCGGCGTCCCGGGCGGGGCCGGACGGTGGCCGTCCGGCTCGCGGTAGCGGGCGGTCCGCCGGGGGTCCCCGGCCGTACCGCCGGGGGGGACCGCCGCAGGGGCCGCCGCCGAGAGGTCCGCGCCGCAGCCGCCGCAGAAGTTGTCGGCGGGGTCCAGCGGCTCATGGCAGACGGGACAGGCCGTCAGCTGTGCGGATTGCGGCAGTTGCGACATCGATCACACCCATGTCCTGGGGCGGAAGCGGTTGGCCCGTTCCACCAGTTCGATCCTTTCCCCGCCGTCCCGGGCGAGGCGTGCGAGCACGCGGTACGAGCGTTCCAGCCCGAAGCGCAGGCTCCGTTCGTCCGTGCCGGCGCCGAGCAGGGCGGTCCGCCGGCCGTCCGCGACCGGCGCGCCCGCGCGGCCGGTCAGCACCCAGTCCAGGGCGGTGCCCAGCACCTCCGTGGCCAGCCGCTCGCGGCGCTCCTGGTCCAGGCCGACCTCGGAGAGCCGCTCGACCTGCCCGGCGGCGGCCGTCAGGTCGTCGAGCAGGTGCTCGTGCGGCGACCGGCGGCGCAGCCGGGCGCGGACCGCCGCGACCCGGGCGGCCGTGAAGTGGATGGACGCCTCCGGCACGGACTCCAGCACCTCGACCGCGCCCGTGCGGTCCCCGGCCGCCAGCCGCACCCGGGCCAGCCCGAAGGCGGCGCTGACGAAGCCGGGGTCGGTGCTCCACACCAGACGGTAGTACTCGGCGGCGTTGTCGAGCTGGCCGAGGACCTCCGCGCAGACGCCGAGGGCCAGCTTGGGGGCCGGCTCGCCGGGGAACGCGTCGTAGACGGCGTCGAAGGAGAGCGCGGCGGTCTCCTTGTCGCCGGTCACCAGGGCGTGCAGGCCGCGGTACCAGACGATCCGCCAGTCGTCGGGGTACTCGGCCTCCAGGGAGGCCATCGCCTTGCCGGCGTGCATGAGCTCGCCGAGCTCCAGTTGGGCACGGAAGCGGCGCAGCCGCAGCTCCAGCGAGTTGACGGGGGCCGCCTGGAGGGCCGCGTACATCTCCGCCGGGCGCGCGGAGAGCAGACCGGCGAGGAAGCCGGCGTTGGGGTCGGACGGGTCGGCCATCGGGACGGGCAGGGCGAACGCGGCGGCCGGCACGTCGAGCGGCGCCAGGGCGGGCGGCTCGGGCGGGGGCGCGGCGGCGACGGGCGGCGGGGCCTGCCGGGGCGCCCGCGACAGCACGGAACGGGACGGGCGGGCGCCGAGCGCCGACGGGTCCCCGCCCTCGTCCGCGAAGAGGACGGTGTCCACCACGCGCGGCTCGGGCCCGAACAGCGTGGACAGGGCGGGCCGCGGGGTGCCCGTCTGGAGCGACACCACCTCCCGCAGGACGCCCGTGAGCTGGTCGGCCATCTCCTCGGCCGAGGAGAAGCGGCGGGCCGGGTCGGGGTCCGTGGCGCGGACCAGCAGCCGGTAGAACGACTCGTAGCGGCTGAAGACCTCGATGTTGTCCGGGTCGGGCAGGCTGTCGACGAAGACGTTGGTGTAGCCCTGGAAGTCGAAGGTGAGGACGGCGAGGGTGCGGGCCACCGTGTACAGGTCGGAGGCGACGGACGGGCCGACCTCCGCGACCTCGGGCGCCTGGTAGCCGACCGTGCCGTAGATGGCGCTCTCGTCGTCGTCCATCCGCCGGACCGCGCCCATGTCGATCAGCTTGAGCTGATCCTGCTGCTGTATCGCGTTGTCGACCTTGAAGTCGCAGTAGAGCAGATTGCGGCTGTGCAGATGGCCGAGCGCCTCCAGCGCCTCGATGCCGTAGGCGCACGCCTGTTCCACGGGCAGCGGGTCGCGCCGGCCGTCCGGCAGCCGGCGCTCGTTGGCGATGTCCTTGAGGGACTTGCCGCCGACGTACTCCATGACGATGTAGCCGTCGAGGCTGCCGGTCCGCTGGTCGAGGTGCTCGACGAAGTTGTAGATGCGGACGATGTTGGCGTGCTCGATCTCGGCCAGGAAGCGGCGCTCGGCGAGGGCGACGGCGAGCGCGTCCTCGTCGCCGGTGTCCAGCAGGCCCTTGAGGACGACCCAGCGGTCGGAGACCGCGCGGTCCATGGCCAGGTAGATCCAGCCCAGGCCGCCGTGGGCCAGGCAGCCCGCCACCTCGTACTGCCCGTGTACGACGTCGCCGGCGCGCAGCTTGGGGACGAACGAGTAGGGGTGGCCGCACTTGGTGCAGAAGCCCTCGGTGCGGCCGGGGCGGTCGCCGCGGGAGCGGCCCACCGGCTCGCCGCAGTCGCTCTTGCTGCAGAACCGCTTGCGCTCGGGCACCTCGGGGTTGGCCAGGACCGCGGCGCGGGGGTCCGGGCGCGGCACGCCCGGCATGCTGACCAGGCCGGCGCCGAGCTTGTTCCGGGCGGAGGCGGCGGTTCCGGAGCGCGAACTGCGGACGGACACCGAACGGGAGGGCGTGCTCCCGTTGCCGAGGGTGGAGCGGGACAGGCGGCCCGACACGGAGCGGCGGGAGGGGGCGGAGCGGGAAGAACGGGAGGAAGGGGATGAATGAGTGGAGCCCGTGGAGCCCCGCGATCTTTCGGAGGCTCGCCCTCCCGTTCCGCCGGCGACGATCCCGGTGGCCGGCGAGGAGAGCGTCCCCGCGGCCGAGACGACCGGCGCGAGGCCGCAGGTGTCGCAGTAGGTCTCGCCGCCGCCGACGTCCTCGTAGGCGCCCGCGCAGCCCGGCCGCTGGCAGGCCGTGGTGCCGTTGTCTCCGCTCATCTTTCCCCCCTGTGGTCATGGACGCTGTGGCCCGGGCTTCCGTTGCCCGGCGGGGCCAGGGCCCCGGAGACCGCCTGCTGGTAGCGCAGGACGGCCTGTTCGGCGGCCACCAGATCGCAGGGAGCGCTCCAGAGCATGCGGCGGGCGGCGTCGTACCGCTCGCCGAGGAACGGGTCCTCCGCCAGGCCGTGCCGGCCCGCCTTCGCCCGGTAGGCGTCCAGCCGGCCGCGCAGTTCGGCCCGGACGGCCAGGGGCGCGGTGACCGCGGTCAGCGAGGCGCGGGCCCGCAGCAACTCCTCCTCGGCACGCTGCTCCAGGCTCTCCAGGAGCGGCGAGAGCCGGTGCCAGCGGGCGCGTCTGCGGTGCTCGGCGGCGGCGGACAACTGCTCGTAGAGGGCGGTCGGCGGGCCGGAGACGGCCGGGACCTCCGAGGCCGCGATCTTGGACAGCACCTCCGCGCGGGCCTGCCGGGCCTCCTCCAGGGTGCGGTCCGCCCGGGAGAGGACGTCGCGCACCCGCATCAGCCGCTGCTCGGCGTCCTGCCGGACCGTCAGTACCGCCTCGATCTCCCGGCGGACGTCCTCCAGGGCGCGGGCGGCGCGGTCGTAGCGCGTGGTGTCGGTGCGGCCGCCGCCCGGCGCGGAGCTGGGGGAGGCGCCCGTCCAGAAGGCCAGCGGGTCGGATATCACCTCGGCCCGCAGGGCGGACAGCTCGCGGGTGATCTCCTCCAGGTCGTCCCCGGACGGGTGTTCGCCAGGGCGGACGCCGACGGAATGAGCCAGCGAGCGGGTGCGGCCCAGCTCGGCGGCGAGCAGGTCGATACGGGCGGGGAGCGCGGACCAGACGGCGTCGGCGACCACGACCACGTCCAGGGCCTGCGCGTACCAGCCGTTCATCCGGTCGACGAGCTCTTCGAGGGTCAGCCGCTCGCTGAGCTTGGCCGCGCCGCCGAGCGTCGTCAGCCCGGCGGACGGGTCGCCGCCCGGCAGGGTGACGCGGGCGCCGCGCAGCAGGTCGGTCAGCTCCGACAGTTCGCTCTGGTGCGGCCAGCGGCGGCGGGAGCGCAGCTCGCGGGCCCGGGTGAGGGCGTCGGTGTAGGCGTCGAAGGACGTCCAGAGCCGGTTGATGAGCTGCTCGGCGACCGCCCAGCGGGCTCTGGTGACGCCGGACAGGTCGGCGCCCTCCAGCAGCCGGCGGCCGGCGTGGTCCTGCAGGGCGAGCAGGGAGGACTCGACGGCCTCGTGCTCCGCGCCGAGCCGCGCCAGCGCGCGGTCGACCTCCTCGCGGCTCAAGACCGGCCCGGTGGGCCCCGCGACCGCCATCGGTCCCCTCTCCTGTCCGCGGCCCGCGCCGCTTCGTACCGGTGCTGTTCCGGGGAGTCCGCCGGTCGGCCTCCCGCTACGTTCCCGTGTTCCCGGGGCCTTTCTCCTTCCTTCCCCTCGCTCTCTTCCCGCCTTCCTCGCCAGGGCCCGCCCGATGCGTGCCGGTGGGCCGCCCGCGGGGTGCGCGGGTGCCCGGGGTCCGGGGTGGGGCCGCGTTTCCGCCCGTCAGTCCCGGTACTTGGGCTCCGGGGGCGCCGTGATGCCGAGGTCGGCGCGGGCCAGCCACTGCCGGTACGCCTGCATCCAGGGACTCGACGTGCCGCCGGCACGGTAGTCGTCCAGCACCGCGTTGACCCGGCGTACCAGGTCCTCCGCTCCGCGGTTCATCGCCACGCCGTAGTACTCGGTGGTGAACGGTTTGCCGACGAGTACCACGGACGGGTCCTGCGCCGCCTGTCCGGCGCCCAGCGCGTTGTCCGTGAGGATGGCGTCGACCTGGCCGAGCTGGAGCCGTACCAGGCAGTCGAGTTGGTTGGGAACGGTGGTCACGCTCGCCGACGCC is a window from the Streptomyces mobaraensis genome containing:
- the ettA gene encoding energy-dependent translational throttle protein EttA, which translates into the protein MAEYIYTMRKTRKAHGDKVILDDVTLSFLPGAKIGVVGPNGAGKSTVLKIMAGLEQPSNGDAFLSPGYSVGILMQEPELDESKTVLENVQDGVAETKGKLDRFNEIAELMATDYSDALLEEMGKLQEELDHANAWDLDAQLEQAMDALGCPPGDWPVTNLSGGEKRRVALCKLLLEAPDLLLLDEPTNHLDAESVNWLEQHLAKYAGTVVAITHDRYFLDNVAEWILELDRGRAHPYEGNYSTYLENKAARLKVEGQKDAKRQKRLKEELEWVRSNAKGRQAKSKARLARYEEMAAEADKMRKLDFEEIQIPPGPRLGSVVVEVSNLSKAFGDKVLIDDLSFTLPRNGIVGVIGPNGAGKTTLFKMIQGLEKPDSGTIKVGETVKISYVDQSRANIDPKKTLWAVVSDELDYINVGQVEMPSRAYVSAFGFKGPDQQKPAGVLSGGERNRLNLALTLKQGGNLLLLDEPTNDLDVETLSSLENALLDFPGAAVVVSHDRWFLDRVATHILAYEGDSKWFWFEGNFESYEKNKIERLGPDAARPHRASYKKLTRG
- a CDS encoding thioester domain-containing protein; translated protein: MSSETRRWPARSAAAVLAWALALTGAVSAAGAASAAEPAEAAEAPQHSGGVSAVLGGEMPARSGAHVKKGGTSTPVTAGLYEMKVDGGGTVQTYCVDAETATVNGAKYREVSWSESSLQRNRNAGRIRWILQNSYPQVDDLAALAEKAGTGTLDPGLAAAGTQVAIWRYSGGTDVAADNPAAAKLADYLYKNAEDLAEPKASLSLDQLAVSGRSGGRIGPVTVRTTADSVTLTPTAEAIAQNIRIVDKAGKPVTTLVNGGQLYFGVPAGARPGLAGVTATANTQVPVGRVFTGDRIRTQTMILAGSSRSTATAGAVAAWADKGAAPAVSARKNCAKGGVDITVTNRGDAPYAFRIAGAPHTVKPNTTETVLVKVAEDQAYRISVDGPDGSSTTVSGVLDCRTGDTAGRDGLGTKDATAAGPPPSPSGTPGTSGGSAGSGGSGSGGAGRGGSGGSGGAAAADRDLADTGGSGSTPTAVGVGAALVAVGGVTVFLLRRRRNAAAEAAGE
- a CDS encoding acyl-CoA thioesterase, coding for MARHIYACPLRWSDMDAFGHVNNAVFLRYLEEARIDFLFSSEFGKGNHSFSDGSVVARHEIDYLRPLVHRPEPVVIESWVTHVSRASLTISYEIKDEERVYARASTVVVPIDRETGRPRRISEEERELLAGFRDDEPAADPADAVEGAVAV
- a CDS encoding FHA domain-containing protein, coding for MPTCPNGHQSVADDWCEVCGHRMTGVSAPTGAVPPPPPPTAPPSYTGGTAEATMQAELCPQCRTPREAQAPFCEECAYNFLTGTASPYVTPPQPHGFQSAPPPPPQPTPPHTFDYHGSRPSRINRAAEPLTPQHTSPGPAGDDDWMLPPPAPAPDNPYAYEPPAPPAGWVAVIAPDREYFRSMMNRSGPEAAGLNLPAYSPEQQCRLTGPQITIGRRRHSTGESPDIDLSRPPEDPGVSHQHAVLVEQPDGGWAVVDQDSTNGTTINGSEEPIQPYVPVPLHDGDRVHVGAWTTITVRRG
- a CDS encoding serine/threonine-protein kinase, producing MTASPVPPPAPSRGPRLRFADAREAADLAAFLARLIHYDRAAAVRLQAAGGVLGVFGRPPSFEVLAIRTARLGDEGALDVTVSAGRLADEIDAGSPVGDGLEVSVPETVTGPPWAGVLPPRGGWRRVPGLPSVEEVRGTVAAAVGEFRARDEALPAQRRNRAERDRIGREIWSRTLGETGVPLRVVHAAQALGFLRPVRVPAGTGGGAAVEPLTLFAAGGWLRLRTPYGSVAVRTGGLGGLTVTPA
- a CDS encoding globin, with translation MKEIPRGTLQEQTFYEQVGGEETFRRLAHRFYEGVAEDPLLRPMYPEGDLGPAEERMALFLMQYWGGPRTYSENRGHPRLRMRHAPFTVDRAAHDAWLRHMRDAVDSLDLSQAHRDEMWRYLTYAAASMINTPD